A stretch of Stenotrophomonas indicatrix DNA encodes these proteins:
- a CDS encoding DNA-binding protein, with protein MPGRSGEKVYDAQRRPLTLERLLKSGGAGSVFTLKERPREVAKLYHSDKDARVYERKLQAMLELQPDLPPMEGQGADQVQIAWPMTLLRDRSGRFIGFTMPILDLSATSDLEHVLQERQARSEGLPTGLGAKMTLAANLAVMLAALHRRQHYVVDLKPLNVRFYRSTLFIAMLDCDGFSIQGKGERFPAGQVTTDYLASEFQQPGVKPGQEEAQDRFALAVMVFQLLNSGLHPYAGRPQGATVPSDLPARIAANLYPYARGKPHPRMLPSPVSGHDMFPPALRDMFDRAFSAQARRRPSAQEWATLLLDYARRNAGQLVACGKDAAHQHFVGMPCAACARAELLAGSARAAQTRTRQKPNKARKQRARTAARVAQAQPVTAQASAASGVPGVMSRVTMAVIGTLLLGWVMGWGMPAYRRYSALVDPGIWDGVGLAVQMAMLAIAILLFILFVPMLIMSKRP; from the coding sequence ATGCCCGGGCGCAGCGGCGAAAAGGTCTACGACGCGCAGCGCAGGCCGCTCACCCTGGAGCGGCTGCTCAAGAGTGGCGGTGCGGGCAGCGTGTTCACCCTCAAGGAGCGGCCGCGCGAAGTGGCCAAGCTCTACCATTCGGACAAGGATGCGCGCGTCTACGAGCGCAAGCTGCAGGCGATGCTGGAGCTGCAGCCGGACCTGCCGCCGATGGAAGGGCAGGGGGCCGACCAGGTACAGATTGCCTGGCCGATGACCCTGCTGCGGGATCGCAGTGGGCGTTTCATCGGCTTCACCATGCCGATCCTGGATCTGTCGGCCACCAGCGATCTGGAACATGTGCTGCAGGAGCGCCAGGCACGCTCCGAGGGCCTGCCCACCGGATTGGGCGCGAAGATGACCCTGGCCGCCAACCTGGCGGTGATGCTGGCCGCGCTGCACCGGCGGCAGCACTATGTGGTCGACCTCAAGCCGCTGAACGTGCGGTTCTATCGCAGCACCTTGTTCATCGCGATGCTCGATTGCGATGGTTTCAGCATCCAGGGCAAGGGCGAGCGCTTTCCGGCCGGGCAGGTCACCACCGACTACCTGGCGTCCGAGTTCCAGCAGCCGGGGGTGAAGCCGGGCCAGGAGGAGGCGCAGGATCGATTCGCGCTGGCGGTGATGGTGTTCCAGCTGCTCAATTCCGGCCTGCATCCGTATGCGGGCCGGCCGCAGGGGGCGACGGTGCCCAGTGACCTGCCGGCACGCATCGCCGCCAACCTGTACCCCTACGCGCGTGGCAAGCCGCACCCGCGGATGCTGCCCTCGCCGGTCAGCGGCCATGATATGTTTCCGCCGGCGCTGCGCGACATGTTTGATCGTGCGTTCTCGGCGCAGGCACGCCGACGGCCTTCGGCGCAGGAATGGGCCACGCTGCTGCTGGACTACGCACGGCGCAACGCCGGTCAGCTGGTGGCGTGCGGCAAGGATGCGGCCCACCAGCATTTTGTCGGCATGCCCTGTGCCGCCTGCGCCCGCGCGGAACTGCTGGCCGGCAGCGCACGCGCGGCGCAGACCCGCACGCGGCAGAAACCGAACAAGGCCCGCAAGCAGCGTGCACGCACCGCCGCGCGCGTCGCCCAGGCGCAGCCGGTCACCGCGCAGGCGTCGGCGGCCAGCGGCGTTCCCGGCGTGATGTCGCGGGTGACGATGGCGGTGATCGGCACGCTGCTGCTGGGCTGGGTGATGGGCTGGGGCATGCCGGCCTACCGCCGCTACAGCGCGCTGGTAGACCCGGGCATCTGGGATGGCGTGGGGCTGGCCGTGCAGATGGCCATGCTGGCGATCGCGATCCTGCTGTTCATCCTGTTCGTGCCGATGCTGATCATGAGCAAGCGCCCATGA
- a CDS encoding energy transducer TonB, whose protein sequence is MKLLGVLAVLLLALIGMAPFWGDLGVLVYSSIGWLGRVLSSGVLSDGRAALRAALLIGGAVSVLSFLRVAVQDRAVDYLIASVMFGFLSFVVFIVTGISGDGATGAGSGQQGPSSVLVGEDRTTVPRWYSRGHFEREMLNKVHETARTAARGDLPRTQALMQELDLWARNGPVLREDRTEYERLRAAYNETIETLAARSGRRTQRTAGLASDAGAMVDRLTAEEARELELKQVELLQQMWKLSPSSTSVAMRLLATDLQELAIRSRWSPRKPFDREGDAALEERLWRIHGTQEVLFAYAPLEERLWNAYASTMVDTDEELALGALVIAGLIDRSDKNASSDPARFDVNTLLLGSDVFMLSTLLASASEDRMEILTARATLLLGDDDRQAKAGIGNAPDAADTAADPAGPAVSEPSPPTVPKADTARQAQRAMPPAGMLVDRKGLALRTSPSLPPSSPPAEYGQVLVDLPAAGFKDLRHGIPLRAPVEADTMVTLQVDVWQTGVVTAVLVEGSSGSAQLDEAARRGARTWLSASKVPTGGERRQVTVVFKAPVAATPPAVTVDAPAPSAMDPPPPQLDPEQALGAQLVAMTRRHPPRYPRGGGETVLEGSVELLITMSAEGRVLDVTVDRSSGHPALDRAAREAALQWHVTPRRPVTTVKQITLRLPVQFQGG, encoded by the coding sequence ATGAAGCTGCTGGGTGTACTGGCCGTGCTGTTGCTGGCACTGATCGGGATGGCGCCGTTCTGGGGCGACCTCGGCGTGCTGGTCTACAGCTCGATCGGCTGGCTCGGACGAGTGCTGTCGAGCGGCGTGTTGAGTGATGGCAGGGCGGCGCTGCGTGCTGCGCTGCTGATCGGCGGAGCGGTGTCGGTGCTGTCATTCCTGCGCGTAGCGGTGCAGGACCGGGCCGTGGACTATCTGATCGCGTCGGTGATGTTCGGCTTCCTCTCTTTCGTCGTCTTCATCGTCACCGGCATTTCCGGGGATGGCGCTACGGGCGCAGGAAGCGGTCAACAGGGGCCGAGCTCGGTACTGGTCGGCGAGGATCGCACTACGGTTCCGCGTTGGTACTCGCGCGGTCATTTCGAGCGGGAAATGCTCAACAAGGTGCACGAAACCGCGCGCACTGCTGCCCGTGGCGATCTGCCGCGTACGCAGGCGCTGATGCAGGAGCTGGATCTGTGGGCGCGCAATGGCCCCGTGCTGCGCGAAGACCGCACCGAGTACGAGCGCCTGCGCGCGGCGTACAACGAGACCATCGAGACCCTTGCCGCCCGGTCCGGCCGCCGCACGCAAAGGACGGCGGGGCTGGCCAGCGATGCGGGCGCGATGGTGGACCGGCTGACGGCGGAGGAAGCGCGCGAGCTGGAGCTGAAGCAGGTCGAGCTGCTGCAGCAGATGTGGAAGCTCTCGCCATCGAGCACCTCGGTTGCGATGCGCCTGCTGGCGACGGATCTGCAGGAGCTGGCGATCCGCTCACGGTGGTCGCCGCGCAAGCCGTTCGACCGTGAGGGCGACGCGGCACTGGAAGAGCGCCTGTGGCGCATCCACGGCACGCAGGAGGTGTTGTTCGCCTATGCACCGCTGGAGGAGCGTCTGTGGAATGCCTACGCTTCGACGATGGTCGACACGGACGAAGAGCTGGCGCTGGGCGCGCTGGTGATTGCCGGACTGATCGACCGCAGTGACAAGAACGCTTCGTCCGATCCCGCCCGGTTCGACGTGAACACGCTGCTGCTTGGCAGCGACGTGTTCATGCTCTCGACGCTGCTGGCCAGTGCGTCCGAAGACCGCATGGAGATCCTGACGGCGCGCGCGACACTGCTGCTGGGCGATGACGATCGGCAGGCGAAGGCAGGCATAGGCAATGCGCCGGACGCCGCCGACACCGCCGCAGACCCCGCTGGCCCGGCGGTGTCGGAGCCTTCGCCGCCGACGGTCCCGAAAGCGGACACCGCCAGGCAGGCGCAACGCGCGATGCCACCAGCGGGGATGCTGGTCGATCGCAAGGGCCTGGCGTTGCGTACGTCACCCTCTCTGCCGCCGTCGTCGCCACCAGCAGAGTATGGGCAGGTGCTGGTCGACCTGCCCGCCGCCGGCTTCAAGGACCTGCGCCATGGCATCCCGCTGCGCGCACCTGTGGAGGCCGACACCATGGTGACCCTGCAGGTGGATGTCTGGCAGACCGGCGTGGTTACGGCGGTGCTGGTGGAAGGCAGCAGTGGCAGCGCCCAGCTGGATGAGGCCGCGCGCCGGGGCGCACGCACCTGGCTCAGCGCGTCGAAGGTGCCCACAGGCGGCGAGCGCAGGCAGGTGACGGTCGTGTTCAAAGCGCCTGTCGCCGCCACGCCGCCGGCGGTGACCGTGGACGCACCAGCGCCGTCGGCCATGGACCCGCCGCCGCCGCAGCTGGACCCCGAGCAGGCGCTGGGCGCGCAGTTGGTGGCGATGACGCGCCGGCATCCCCCGCGTTATCCGCGTGGTGGAGGGGAGACGGTGCTGGAAGGCAGCGTCGAGCTGCTGATCACCATGTCAGCCGAGGGGCGCGTGCTCGATGTGACCGTGGACCGCAGCAGCGGACATCCGGCGCTGGATCGCGCCGCCCGTGAGGCTGCACTGCAATGGCACGTCACCCCCCGGCGGCCGGTGACCACGGTCAAGCAGATAACCCTGCGTCTCCCGGTGCAGTTCCAGGGCGGCTGA
- a CDS encoding GyrI-like domain-containing protein, with protein MTRSATTPAKIDFKTQDKALYRPPVGSFVRIEVPPMSFVMVDGQGDPNQAPAYRDAVEWLYSVSYALKFAMKAEGRDYVVPPLEGLWWADDPSSFVARRKHAWRWTMMIRTPLDVGVPRFNEAVAKASDKRGTAPQSLRLALYEEGLCLQTLHVGAYDDEGPTLAELHERIMPAQGLTFAGPHHEIYLGDPRKVEPARLKTVLRQPVRAR; from the coding sequence ATGACCCGGTCCGCCACCACGCCGGCGAAGATCGACTTCAAGACGCAGGACAAGGCGCTGTACCGGCCACCGGTCGGCTCGTTCGTGCGGATCGAGGTGCCGCCGATGTCCTTCGTGATGGTCGATGGCCAGGGTGATCCGAACCAGGCGCCGGCCTATCGCGATGCGGTGGAGTGGCTGTACTCGGTCAGCTACGCACTGAAGTTCGCGATGAAGGCCGAAGGACGGGATTACGTGGTGCCGCCGCTGGAGGGACTGTGGTGGGCCGACGACCCGTCAAGCTTCGTGGCACGGCGCAAGCACGCGTGGCGCTGGACGATGATGATCCGCACGCCGCTGGACGTCGGCGTTCCGCGTTTCAACGAAGCGGTGGCCAAGGCATCGGACAAGCGCGGTACCGCGCCGCAGAGCCTGCGCCTGGCGCTTTACGAGGAAGGCCTGTGCCTGCAGACGCTGCATGTAGGCGCCTACGATGACGAGGGCCCGACACTGGCCGAACTGCATGAACGGATCATGCCGGCACAGGGGCTGACCTTCGCCGGGCCGCATCATGAGATCTACCTGGGCGACCCACGCAAGGTAGAGCCTGCTCGCCTGAAAACGGTGCTGCGGCAACCGGTACGGGCGCGGTGA
- a CDS encoding VOC family protein, whose protein sequence is MDRPFSVERIDHLVLRVRDLARSEAFYGQVLGCAVVRRREHLGLVHLRAGASMIDLISLDGTLGRHGGSGPGSEGRNVDHLCLRVHPFDEAALVAHLAAHGVPVPGPAEVNFGAEGDGLSLYFKDPDGNTVELKGPANGAAQ, encoded by the coding sequence ATGGACAGACCCTTCAGCGTTGAACGCATCGACCACCTGGTGCTGAGGGTGCGCGATCTGGCCCGCAGCGAAGCCTTCTATGGCCAGGTGCTGGGCTGCGCGGTGGTGCGGCGGCGCGAGCACCTGGGCCTGGTGCACCTGCGCGCGGGCGCATCGATGATCGACCTGATCAGCCTGGACGGCACGCTCGGTCGCCACGGCGGCAGCGGACCGGGCAGCGAAGGGCGCAATGTCGACCACCTGTGCCTGCGCGTGCACCCCTTCGACGAAGCGGCGCTGGTCGCCCACCTGGCCGCCCACGGCGTACCGGTACCGGGGCCGGCCGAAGTCAACTTCGGTGCCGAGGGCGACGGATTGTCGTTGTACTTCAAGGATCCGGACGGCAACACGGTGGAGCTGAAGGGGCCTGCCAACGGAGCCGCGCAATGA
- the cyoA gene encoding ubiquinol oxidase subunit II yields MIPLKTLGRWLRPGLLLALLVMLTGCDAVAILSPKGQIGQDEKTLLITATVLMLLVVIPVIIMTLTFAWKYRASNTQARYEPKWSHSTAIEVVVWSIPCMIVLVLAVLTWRSSHALDPYKPLESDVKPVTIQAISLDWKWLFIYPEEKVAVVNEIKFPVNTPLNFEITSDTVMNAFFIPHLGSMIYSMAAMETKLHLIANETGEFPGMSSHYSGAGFAKMHFTAYSVTDAQYRQWLDQVRAGEQSLDKASFKALGEAKNSEWYPVTYFGKVEDNLFDWVIAKHMGDNKHYGMKHSHAGAAAADASSHEAHEGHAPSDAHDAKESGKNLDATEEHEHAGHEGHMGSGE; encoded by the coding sequence ATGATTCCGTTGAAAACCCTTGGGCGCTGGTTGCGCCCGGGCCTGCTGCTCGCATTGCTGGTGATGCTCACCGGCTGCGATGCCGTGGCCATCCTCAGTCCGAAGGGCCAGATCGGCCAGGATGAAAAGACACTGCTGATCACGGCCACCGTGCTCATGCTGCTGGTCGTCATCCCGGTCATCATCATGACCCTGACCTTCGCGTGGAAGTATCGCGCCTCCAACACCCAGGCCCGCTACGAGCCGAAGTGGTCCCACTCGACGGCGATCGAGGTGGTGGTGTGGTCGATCCCCTGCATGATCGTGCTGGTCCTGGCGGTGCTGACCTGGCGGTCCTCGCACGCGCTGGATCCGTACAAGCCCCTGGAATCGGACGTCAAGCCGGTCACCATCCAGGCGATCTCGCTGGACTGGAAGTGGCTGTTCATCTATCCGGAAGAGAAGGTCGCGGTCGTCAACGAGATCAAGTTCCCGGTCAACACCCCGCTGAACTTCGAGATCACCTCCGATACGGTGATGAATGCGTTCTTCATCCCGCACCTGGGCAGCATGATCTATTCAATGGCGGCGATGGAGACCAAGCTCCACCTGATCGCCAACGAGACCGGTGAATTCCCGGGCATGTCCTCGCACTACAGCGGTGCAGGCTTCGCCAAGATGCATTTCACTGCCTACTCGGTCACCGATGCGCAGTACCGCCAGTGGCTGGACCAGGTCCGTGCCGGCGAGCAGAGCCTGGACAAGGCCTCGTTCAAGGCGCTGGGTGAAGCGAAGAATTCCGAGTGGTACCCGGTCACCTACTTCGGCAAGGTTGAAGACAACCTGTTCGACTGGGTCATCGCCAAGCACATGGGCGACAACAAGCACTACGGCATGAAGCATTCCCATGCGGGTGCGGCTGCTGCCGATGCGTCCAGCCATGAAGCGCACGAGGGGCACGCCCCGAGCGACGCGCATGATGCCAAGGAATCCGGGAAGAACCTGGATGCCACCGAAGAACACGAACACGCTGGCCATGAAGGCCACATGGGTTCGGGAGAATGA
- the cyoB gene encoding cytochrome o ubiquinol oxidase subunit I, whose protein sequence is MLGKLSLESIPHDPIVLTTLVGAVLGGLGVMALITKFKLWGYLWKEWFTSVDHKKIGVMYIIVAFVMLLRGFSDAIMMRTQQAIAVGGSEGYLPPHHYDQIFTAHGVIMIFFVAMPLITGLMNLAVPLQIGARDVAFPFVNSLSFWLFVSGAVLIMLSLWIGEFAATGWLAFPPLSGIEYSNNVGMDYYIWGLQVAGLGTTLSGINFFITILKMRTPSMKLMQMPVFTWTALVTNVLIVAAFPVLTITLVLLTLDRYLGTHFFTNDGGGNAMLYINLIWIWGHPEVYILVLPAFGVFSEVIATFSRKALFGYKGMVYATACIGVLSFIVWLHHFFTMGSGANVNAFFGITTMIISIPTGVKIFNWLFTMFRGRVQFTTPVLWTIGFMVTFTIGGMTGVMLAIPAIDFVLHNSLFLIAHFHNVIIGGVVFGMFAGITYWWPKMFGFRLNEFWGKCAFWCWFIGFYVTFMPMYVLGFMGMTRRLQSTVNPAYEPFLLVAAVGAFIVGAGILCQIIQVAVSIRDRKKTADLTGDPWDARTLEWETSSPPAFYNFGTLPEVTELDDFWERKQRGEAWPKPAKYTDIHMPRNTGTGVVIGAFSLVFGFAMIWHIWWLAIIGFVGMIATFIYRTFDQDVDYWVPAAEVERIENEHRKHLEAQGLVKSELKA, encoded by the coding sequence ATGTTGGGAAAACTCTCTCTTGAGTCGATCCCCCACGATCCAATCGTGCTGACCACCCTGGTCGGTGCGGTGCTGGGTGGCCTGGGCGTGATGGCCCTGATCACCAAGTTCAAGCTGTGGGGCTATCTGTGGAAGGAGTGGTTCACCTCGGTGGATCACAAGAAGATCGGCGTGATGTACATCATCGTCGCCTTCGTCATGCTGCTGCGCGGTTTCTCCGACGCGATCATGATGCGTACCCAGCAGGCAATCGCCGTCGGCGGGTCCGAGGGTTACCTGCCGCCGCACCACTACGACCAGATCTTCACCGCCCACGGCGTGATCATGATCTTCTTCGTGGCGATGCCGCTGATCACCGGCCTGATGAACCTGGCCGTGCCGCTGCAGATCGGTGCGCGCGACGTCGCGTTCCCGTTCGTCAACTCGCTCAGCTTCTGGCTGTTCGTGTCCGGTGCGGTGCTGATCATGCTGTCGCTGTGGATCGGTGAATTCGCCGCCACCGGCTGGCTGGCGTTCCCGCCGTTGTCGGGCATCGAGTACAGCAACAATGTAGGTATGGACTACTACATATGGGGACTACAGGTGGCGGGTCTGGGTACCACGTTGAGTGGTATCAACTTCTTCATCACCATCCTCAAGATGCGCACCCCGAGCATGAAGCTCATGCAGATGCCGGTCTTCACCTGGACCGCTCTGGTGACCAACGTGCTGATCGTCGCCGCCTTCCCGGTGCTGACCATCACCCTGGTGCTGCTGACCCTGGACCGTTACCTGGGTACGCACTTCTTCACCAATGACGGTGGCGGCAACGCCATGCTGTACATCAACCTGATCTGGATCTGGGGCCACCCGGAAGTCTATATCCTGGTGCTGCCGGCCTTCGGCGTGTTCTCCGAGGTCATCGCGACCTTCTCGCGCAAGGCCCTGTTCGGCTACAAGGGCATGGTCTACGCCACCGCCTGCATCGGCGTGCTGTCGTTCATCGTGTGGCTGCACCACTTCTTCACCATGGGCTCGGGTGCCAACGTCAATGCCTTCTTCGGCATCACGACGATGATCATCTCCATCCCCACCGGCGTGAAGATCTTCAACTGGCTGTTCACCATGTTCCGCGGTCGCGTGCAGTTCACCACGCCCGTGCTGTGGACCATCGGCTTCATGGTCACCTTCACCATCGGCGGCATGACCGGCGTGATGCTGGCAATCCCGGCCATCGACTTCGTGCTGCACAACAGCCTGTTCCTGATCGCCCACTTCCACAACGTCATCATCGGCGGCGTGGTGTTCGGCATGTTCGCCGGCATCACCTACTGGTGGCCGAAGATGTTCGGCTTCCGCCTCAACGAGTTCTGGGGCAAGTGCGCGTTCTGGTGCTGGTTCATCGGCTTCTATGTGACCTTCATGCCGATGTACGTGCTGGGCTTCATGGGCATGACCCGTCGTCTGCAGAGCACCGTCAACCCGGCCTACGAGCCGTTCCTGCTGGTGGCCGCTGTGGGCGCCTTCATCGTGGGTGCCGGCATCCTGTGCCAGATCATCCAGGTGGCCGTGTCGATCCGCGACCGCAAGAAGACCGCCGACCTGACCGGCGACCCGTGGGATGCCCGTACGCTGGAGTGGGAAACCTCTTCGCCGCCGGCCTTCTACAACTTCGGCACCCTGCCGGAAGTCACCGAGCTGGACGATTTCTGGGAGCGCAAGCAGCGTGGTGAAGCCTGGCCGAAGCCGGCCAAGTACACCGACATCCACATGCCGCGCAACACCGGCACCGGCGTTGTCATCGGCGCCTTCAGCCTGGTGTTCGGCTTTGCGATGATCTGGCACATCTGGTGGCTGGCCATCATCGGCTTCGTCGGCATGATCGCCACGTTCATCTACCGCACCTTCGACCAGGACGTGGACTACTGGGTCCCGGCTGCCGAGGTGGAACGCATCGAGAACGAACACCGCAAGCACCTGGAAGCCCAGGGCCTGGTGAAGTCGGAGCTGAAGGCATGA
- the cyoC gene encoding cytochrome o ubiquinol oxidase subunit III encodes MSTNTSTLSHGHAAHAAAHGHDDHEHHDTGGNTVFGFWVYLMSDCLIFASLFATYVVLAGGTDGGPGAKDLFELPFVAWETALLLTSSLTFGLGMISMHRKQVGQMFLWLGITWLLGFGFMCMEVYEFQHLIHQGYGPDRSAFLSAFFALVGTHGLHVSAGLLWLLVMFVQLKKYGLTPTNKTRMACLSLFWHFLDLIWIGVFSVVYLNGAL; translated from the coding sequence ATGAGCACCAATACCTCGACCCTGAGCCACGGGCACGCCGCACACGCGGCGGCCCATGGCCATGACGACCACGAGCACCACGACACCGGCGGCAACACCGTCTTCGGTTTCTGGGTGTACCTGATGAGCGACTGCCTCATCTTCGCCTCGCTGTTTGCCACCTACGTGGTGCTGGCCGGCGGCACTGATGGCGGCCCCGGCGCGAAGGACCTGTTCGAGCTGCCGTTCGTGGCTTGGGAAACCGCGCTGCTGCTGACCTCGTCGCTGACCTTCGGCCTGGGCATGATCTCCATGCACCGCAAGCAGGTCGGCCAGATGTTCCTGTGGCTGGGCATCACCTGGCTGCTGGGCTTCGGCTTCATGTGCATGGAAGTCTATGAATTCCAGCACCTGATCCATCAGGGCTACGGTCCGGACCGCAGTGCGTTCCTGTCGGCGTTCTTCGCCCTGGTCGGTACCCACGGCCTGCACGTCAGCGCCGGCCTGCTGTGGCTGCTGGTGATGTTCGTGCAGCTGAAGAAGTACGGCCTGACCCCGACCAACAAGACCCGCATGGCGTGCCTGAGCCTGTTCTGGCACTTCCTGGACCTGATCTGGATCGGCGTGTTCTCCGTCGTCTACCTCAATGGAGCGCTGTAA
- the cyoD gene encoding cytochrome o ubiquinol oxidase subunit IV, translating into MAHDNHAHDHAAGGESHGTVKSYLIGFVLAVVLTVIPFYMVMSGDFSRTVNGVVIAITAVLQMLVHLVFFLHLDRSSESRWNVNAAAFTVVVIGIIVVGTLWVMHNMNVHMMH; encoded by the coding sequence ATGGCACATGACAACCATGCACACGACCACGCCGCCGGCGGCGAAAGCCACGGCACCGTGAAGTCGTACCTGATCGGCTTCGTGCTGGCGGTGGTGCTGACCGTCATCCCGTTCTACATGGTGATGTCGGGTGATTTCTCGCGCACCGTCAACGGTGTGGTGATCGCCATCACCGCGGTGCTGCAGATGCTGGTCCACCTGGTGTTCTTCCTGCACCTGGACCGCTCGTCGGAGAGCCGCTGGAACGTCAACGCTGCGGCCTTCACCGTGGTGGTGATCGGCATCATCGTGGTCGGTACCCTGTGGGTCATGCACAACATGAACGTGCACATGATGCACTGA
- a CDS encoding putative bifunctional diguanylate cyclase/phosphodiesterase, translating to MTGSYSQSLVAISLLVAMLASYTALDMAGRLATAQGRVARWWLAGGAAAMGLGIWSMHFIAMLAFKLPVPVGYDLAITLYSLAVSIGASAYALWLVSRPSLPLQRLAAGAVLMGLGIAAMHYLGMAAMRMQPGIDYHPGWFAASIAVAIAAAGAALWIAFRLRVEQRNTVRLRMLASLVMGLAIVGMHYTGMAAARFPPGSVCGAIGSGGIDPRWLAVLVIVTTLATLGIALVASLFDRQMRVRTGLLADSLAHANDKLIQAALHDPLTQLPNRMLLQDRIEQAIEKAQRRQQSVAVMFCDLDGFKAVNDAYGHQLGDRLLVAVAQRLGAQLRPQDTLARLGGDEFVIVLTIDAPDDAAVVAERVIAAAGEPFVLDAAELQVTASLGIALYPDDASDERELMAHADAAMYHTKETGRNGYTFFIPSMQLSANRQLRLLQDLRKAIARNELLLHYQPKFPAADAPATGAEALLRWQHPELGLLAPDVFIPIAERSGLILPIGDWVLDQACAQLRAWHDGGHSHWTMAVNLSPLQFASPALLESVRSVLQRHRIDPARLTLEITETTAMKDVEASLAILNDLTAMGVHIAIDDFGTGYSSLLYLKRMPATELKIDRAFVHDLERNDEDSAIVSSIIALGRTLQLQVVAEGVETQAQRDYLSELGCDQLQGYHLGRPMEAEEFLRKVG from the coding sequence ATGACTGGTAGTTACAGTCAGAGCCTGGTCGCCATCTCGTTGCTGGTGGCCATGCTGGCATCGTATACCGCGCTGGATATGGCCGGCCGCCTTGCCACGGCCCAGGGCCGGGTCGCCCGCTGGTGGCTGGCCGGCGGTGCCGCCGCGATGGGCCTGGGCATCTGGTCGATGCACTTCATCGCGATGCTGGCCTTCAAGCTGCCGGTTCCGGTCGGTTACGACCTGGCGATCACCCTGTATTCGCTGGCGGTGTCGATCGGCGCGTCGGCCTATGCGCTGTGGCTGGTGTCGCGCCCCAGCCTGCCGTTGCAGCGACTGGCCGCGGGTGCGGTGCTGATGGGACTGGGTATCGCCGCCATGCACTACCTGGGCATGGCCGCCATGCGCATGCAGCCCGGTATCGATTACCACCCCGGCTGGTTTGCCGCGTCGATCGCAGTGGCCATCGCTGCTGCCGGTGCAGCGCTGTGGATTGCCTTCCGGCTGCGCGTGGAACAGCGCAACACGGTGCGCCTGCGGATGCTGGCGTCGCTGGTGATGGGCCTGGCCATCGTCGGCATGCACTACACCGGCATGGCCGCCGCGCGCTTCCCGCCAGGCAGCGTCTGCGGCGCCATCGGCAGCGGCGGCATCGATCCCCGCTGGCTGGCAGTGCTGGTGATCGTGACCACCCTGGCCACGCTCGGCATCGCCCTGGTGGCCTCGCTGTTCGACCGCCAGATGCGCGTGCGCACCGGCCTGCTGGCCGATTCCCTGGCGCACGCCAACGACAAGCTGATCCAGGCCGCACTGCACGACCCGCTGACCCAGCTGCCGAACCGCATGCTGCTGCAGGATCGCATCGAGCAGGCCATCGAGAAGGCGCAACGCCGCCAGCAGTCGGTGGCGGTGATGTTCTGCGACCTGGATGGCTTCAAGGCCGTCAACGATGCCTATGGCCACCAGCTGGGTGACCGCCTGCTGGTCGCGGTGGCCCAGCGCCTGGGGGCGCAGCTGCGCCCGCAGGACACCCTTGCCCGCCTCGGCGGCGACGAGTTCGTGATCGTGCTGACCATCGATGCACCTGATGATGCGGCGGTGGTCGCCGAGCGGGTGATCGCCGCGGCCGGTGAACCGTTCGTGCTGGACGCGGCGGAGCTGCAGGTCACCGCCAGCCTGGGCATTGCCCTGTATCCGGACGATGCCAGCGACGAACGCGAGTTGATGGCACATGCCGATGCGGCGATGTACCACACCAAGGAAACCGGCCGGAACGGCTACACCTTCTTCATTCCCTCGATGCAGCTCAGTGCCAACCGCCAGCTGCGGCTGCTGCAGGACCTGCGCAAGGCGATCGCGCGCAACGAGCTGCTGCTGCACTACCAGCCGAAGTTTCCGGCGGCCGATGCACCGGCCACCGGCGCCGAGGCGCTGCTGCGCTGGCAGCACCCCGAACTGGGCCTGCTGGCACCGGACGTGTTCATTCCCATCGCCGAGCGCAGCGGCCTGATCCTGCCGATCGGCGACTGGGTGCTGGACCAGGCGTGCGCGCAACTGCGCGCCTGGCATGACGGCGGACACAGCCATTGGACGATGGCGGTGAACCTGTCGCCGCTGCAGTTCGCCTCGCCGGCCCTGCTTGAAAGCGTGCGTTCGGTCCTGCAGCGGCACCGCATCGACCCGGCGCGGCTGACCCTGGAGATCACCGAAACCACGGCGATGAAGGATGTCGAGGCCAGCCTGGCGATCCTCAACGATCTGACCGCGATGGGCGTGCACATCGCCATCGATGATTTCGGTACCGGCTATTCCAGCCTGCTGTACCTCAAGCGCATGCCGGCCACCGAGCTGAAGATCGACCGGGCGTTCGTGCATGACCTTGAACGCAATGACGAAGATTCCGCCATCGTGTCCTCGATCATCGCGCTGGGCCGCACCTTGCAGCTGCAGGTGGTGGCCGAGGGCGTGGAGACCCAGGCCCAGCGCGATTACCTGAGCGAGCTGGGCTGCGACCAGCTGCAGGGTTACCACCTGGGGCGGCCGATGGAGGCCGAGGAATTCCTGCGCAAGGTGGGTTAG